The genomic DNA CGCGGCCACCGCGTCTACGCGACGATGCGCGATCCGCTGCGTCGCAACGCCGACGCTGCCGACGCGCTGCGCGTGGCCGGGGACCTGGCCGCGGGCGAGATCAGG from Gemmatimonadota bacterium includes the following:
- a CDS encoding SDR family NAD(P)-dependent oxidoreductase, which produces MTSPERVILLTGTSSGIGFEAALVLASRGHRVYATMRDPLRRNADAADALRVAGDLAAGEIR